A portion of the Maniola hyperantus chromosome 24, iAphHyp1.2, whole genome shotgun sequence genome contains these proteins:
- the SmD2 gene encoding probable small nuclear ribonucleoprotein Sm D2, giving the protein MASTSKPRSEMTLEELSKIEDEEFSTGPLSVLTQSVKNNTQVLINCRNNKKLLGRVKAFDRHCNMVLENVKEMWTEVPRTGKGKKGKAVNKDKFISKMFLRGDSVILVLRNPLATAAGK; this is encoded by the exons at GGCGTCCACATCCAAGCCACGCTCGGAAATGACTTTGGAAGAGTTATCTAAGATTGAAGACGAAGAATTCAGCACTGGTCCTCTTTCAGTGCTTACGCAGTCCGTAAAGAACAATACCCAAGTACTTATAAACTGTCGTAATAACAAGAAGCTTTTGGGCCGAGTAAAGGCGTTCGACCGGCATTGTAACATGGTCCTTGAAAATGTGAAGGAAATGTGGACCGAAGTACCACGAACTGGCAAAGGGAAGAAG GGCAAAGCTGTAAACAAAGACAAGTTCATCTCGAAGATGTTCCTCCGTGGCGACTCCGTGATCTTAGTGTTAAGGAATCCACTGGCGACCGCGGCGGGCAAATAG
- the LOC117993423 gene encoding myb-like protein X isoform X2, giving the protein MAPIFSKNAILVGTVDCFCLVCETYLRSERDTGAHIAKPVHLKQLEAIQYVEEFKAEGIKKIKNKYFCELCNKLLTVLARVRLHVTEQSHADNKNIHSFKRVSNHIIAFEKLAICDQSWNGLNENSCAVCNIEYEDEEIHRNQSSHILNVIQIQVEVDDEKNIYRKIDEFSFHCLTCNMVLGLNSLTSHFVGDEHKTLYQACCDAYNKIPLYTQTDKILQDETNKSETIKKEATKNEPKTIENDKMTKNEPNSIGNDKISKNEPKSIENNKITKNEPKSIENDKKNCIQFSLQVNNINDLNNAINTYEANQNAVFEYDEKDENEDKICQVLKCKDYITRAEAGNVRCILCHDLMDPREVSRHISGKHHQAILKLHKKRLQKLKNNTTNNHKEDTQKDTNTIPADSDDILDKLNEFQSDDIRINLESKTALCKKCNTHIDFVCEAIENHILEHKENKPKAFELKVSNTKKTLFTSPVRIKRNNDEANNNEETIKNDTAIKNDTSNKNDKPIKNDTSNKNDTPIKNDTSNKNDTTITKDVKKSAENLFCAKTSKPSANVEALSSNNDKENIPKNAESKEIKSSGVIQVSSPKPKKPKAGMLNKVPTKVFIQNLIAMEHLMFKDVVINDKYCINFLCFCFLVELRADFFRFVTDVSNAATATLWRSPGRTWPLISTAPPTRWARTPPPGAGRSTSRGMLKEGIETSKEL; this is encoded by the exons ATGGCGCCTATCTTCAGTAAGAATGCAATCCTGGTGGGAACAGTAGACTGCTTCTGTCTGGTGTGTGAAACCTATCTCAGGAGTGAGAGGGACACGGGCGCACACATCGCCAAGCCGGTCCACCTGAAGCAGCTGGAGGCTATACAATATGTTGAGGAGTTCAAAGCTGAGGGAATCAAAAAG atcaaaaacaaatatttctGCGAGCTATGCAACAAGCTGCTCACGGTACTGGCCAGAGTACGTCTGCATGTCACCGAGCAATCGCATGCCGACAATAAAAACATTCATTCCTTCAAAAGAGTCAGCAATCACATAATTGCTTTTGAAAAACTTGCCATATGTGATCAGTCGTGGAACGGATTGAACGAGAACTCCTGCGCTGTATGTAATATTGAATATGAAGACGAGGAAATTCATAGAAATCAGTCTTCCCACATCCTCAATGTCATTCAGATTCAAGTGGAAGttgatgatgaaaaaaatatctatcGCAAG ATTGACGAATTTTCATTCCATTGCTTGACGTGCAATATGGTTCTTGGACTCAATTCATTGACATCCCATTTTGTTGGAGATGAACACAAAACGCTATACCAAGCCTGTTGCGATGCTTATAACAAAATACCACTctatacacagacagacaaaatacTCCAAGATGAGACAAATAAATCTGAAACCATTAAAAAGGAAGCAACTAAAAATGAGCCAAAAACAATCGAAAATGATAAAATGACTAAAAATGAACCAAATTCAATTGGAAatgataaaataagtaaaaatgaaCCAAAatcaattgaaaataataaaataactaaaaacgAACCAAAATCAattgaaaatgataaaaaaaattgtattcaattttctCTGCAAGTAAACAATATAAACGATCTAAATAATGCAATTAATACATACGAAGCCAATCAAAATGCAGTATTCGAATACGATGAAAAAGACGAAAATGAGGATAAAATTTGCCAAGTGCTAAAGTGCAAGGACTATATAACGCGTGCCGAAGCGGGAAACGTTAGGTGCATTTTATGCCACGATTTGATGGACCCTAGAGAGGTTAGCCGTCATATTAGCGGAAAACATCACCAAGCTATTCTAAAGCTACACAAAAAACGTTTGCAGAAATTGAAAAACAATACAACTAACAACCACAAGGAAGATACACAAAAAGATACTAATACGATACCCGCAGATTCTGATGACATTTTGGATAAATTAAACGAATTCCAAAGCGACGACATCCGTATCAATCTCGAATCGAAGACGGCATTATGCAAGAAATGCAACACGCATATCGATTTTGTTTGTGAAGCAATTGAAAATCACATTTTGGAACACAAGGAAAACAAACCAAAAGCGTTTGAGCTAAAAGTGTCTAATacgaaaaaaacattatttacaaGCCCTGTTCGCATCAAACGTAATAACGATGAAGCAAATAATAATGAAGAGACAATCAAAAATGATACAGCAATCAAAAATGACACGtcaaataaaaatgataaaccAATCAAAAATGACACGTCAAATAAAAATGATACACCAATCAAAAATGACACGTCAAATAAAAATGATACAACAATCACAAAAGATGTAAAGAAGAGTGCAGAAAATTTGTTTTGTGCGAAAACATCTAAGCCGTCTGCAAATGTAGAGGCCCTATCTTCAAATAATGACAAAGAAAACATACCAAAAAATGCAGAATCTAAGGAAATTAAATCGAGTGGTGTAATCCAAGTTTCGAGTCCAAAACCAAAGAAACCGAAAGCAGGAATGCTAAATAAGGTTCCCACTAAAGTTTTCATACAGAACTTAATAGCTATGGAGCATTTGATGTTTAAAGATGTGGTGATAAACGATAAATATTGCATAAACTTTCTATGCTTTTGTTTTTTGGTGGAACTTAGGGCTGATTTTTTCAG ATTCGTGACGGATGTTTCCAATGCGGCTACTGCAACGTTGTGGAGGAGTCCTGGGAGAACATGGCCTCTCATCTCTACGGCTCCTCCCACAAGGTGGGCAAGAACGCCGCCACCTGGCGCAGGGAGGTCTACCAGCCGAGGTATGCTCAAAGAGGGAATCGAGACGTCGAAAGAATTATAG
- the LOC117993423 gene encoding flap endonuclease 1-like isoform X1: MAPIFSKNAILVGTVDCFCLVCETYLRSERDTGAHIAKPVHLKQLEAIQYVEEFKAEGIKKIKNKYFCELCNKLLTVLARVRLHVTEQSHADNKNIHSFKRVSNHIIAFEKLAICDQSWNGLNENSCAVCNIEYEDEEIHRNQSSHILNVIQIQVEVDDEKNIYRKIDEFSFHCLTCNMVLGLNSLTSHFVGDEHKTLYQACCDAYNKIPLYTQTDKILQDETNKSETIKKEATKNEPKTIENDKMTKNEPNSIGNDKISKNEPKSIENNKITKNEPKSIENDKKNCIQFSLQVNNINDLNNAINTYEANQNAVFEYDEKDENEDKICQVLKCKDYITRAEAGNVRCILCHDLMDPREVSRHISGKHHQAILKLHKKRLQKLKNNTTNNHKEDTQKDTNTIPADSDDILDKLNEFQSDDIRINLESKTALCKKCNTHIDFVCEAIENHILEHKENKPKAFELKVSNTKKTLFTSPVRIKRNNDEANNNEETIKNDTAIKNDTSNKNDKPIKNDTSNKNDTPIKNDTSNKNDTTITKDVKKSAENLFCAKTSKPSANVEALSSNNDKENIPKNAESKEIKSSGVIQVSSPKPKKPKAGMLNKVPTKVFIQNLIAMEHLMFKDVVINDKYCINFLCFCFLVELRADFFRCHVCEVCFPAQEFETHIETPKHSEAMSEVPVIVNEDSEFIREIRDGCFQCGYCNVVEESWENMASHLYGSSHKVGKNAATWRREVYQPRYAQRGNRDVERIIADRIIMDALINRFF; encoded by the exons ATGGCGCCTATCTTCAGTAAGAATGCAATCCTGGTGGGAACAGTAGACTGCTTCTGTCTGGTGTGTGAAACCTATCTCAGGAGTGAGAGGGACACGGGCGCACACATCGCCAAGCCGGTCCACCTGAAGCAGCTGGAGGCTATACAATATGTTGAGGAGTTCAAAGCTGAGGGAATCAAAAAG atcaaaaacaaatatttctGCGAGCTATGCAACAAGCTGCTCACGGTACTGGCCAGAGTACGTCTGCATGTCACCGAGCAATCGCATGCCGACAATAAAAACATTCATTCCTTCAAAAGAGTCAGCAATCACATAATTGCTTTTGAAAAACTTGCCATATGTGATCAGTCGTGGAACGGATTGAACGAGAACTCCTGCGCTGTATGTAATATTGAATATGAAGACGAGGAAATTCATAGAAATCAGTCTTCCCACATCCTCAATGTCATTCAGATTCAAGTGGAAGttgatgatgaaaaaaatatctatcGCAAG ATTGACGAATTTTCATTCCATTGCTTGACGTGCAATATGGTTCTTGGACTCAATTCATTGACATCCCATTTTGTTGGAGATGAACACAAAACGCTATACCAAGCCTGTTGCGATGCTTATAACAAAATACCACTctatacacagacagacaaaatacTCCAAGATGAGACAAATAAATCTGAAACCATTAAAAAGGAAGCAACTAAAAATGAGCCAAAAACAATCGAAAATGATAAAATGACTAAAAATGAACCAAATTCAATTGGAAatgataaaataagtaaaaatgaaCCAAAatcaattgaaaataataaaataactaaaaacgAACCAAAATCAattgaaaatgataaaaaaaattgtattcaattttctCTGCAAGTAAACAATATAAACGATCTAAATAATGCAATTAATACATACGAAGCCAATCAAAATGCAGTATTCGAATACGATGAAAAAGACGAAAATGAGGATAAAATTTGCCAAGTGCTAAAGTGCAAGGACTATATAACGCGTGCCGAAGCGGGAAACGTTAGGTGCATTTTATGCCACGATTTGATGGACCCTAGAGAGGTTAGCCGTCATATTAGCGGAAAACATCACCAAGCTATTCTAAAGCTACACAAAAAACGTTTGCAGAAATTGAAAAACAATACAACTAACAACCACAAGGAAGATACACAAAAAGATACTAATACGATACCCGCAGATTCTGATGACATTTTGGATAAATTAAACGAATTCCAAAGCGACGACATCCGTATCAATCTCGAATCGAAGACGGCATTATGCAAGAAATGCAACACGCATATCGATTTTGTTTGTGAAGCAATTGAAAATCACATTTTGGAACACAAGGAAAACAAACCAAAAGCGTTTGAGCTAAAAGTGTCTAATacgaaaaaaacattatttacaaGCCCTGTTCGCATCAAACGTAATAACGATGAAGCAAATAATAATGAAGAGACAATCAAAAATGATACAGCAATCAAAAATGACACGtcaaataaaaatgataaaccAATCAAAAATGACACGTCAAATAAAAATGATACACCAATCAAAAATGACACGTCAAATAAAAATGATACAACAATCACAAAAGATGTAAAGAAGAGTGCAGAAAATTTGTTTTGTGCGAAAACATCTAAGCCGTCTGCAAATGTAGAGGCCCTATCTTCAAATAATGACAAAGAAAACATACCAAAAAATGCAGAATCTAAGGAAATTAAATCGAGTGGTGTAATCCAAGTTTCGAGTCCAAAACCAAAGAAACCGAAAGCAGGAATGCTAAATAAGGTTCCCACTAAAGTTTTCATACAGAACTTAATAGCTATGGAGCATTTGATGTTTAAAGATGTGGTGATAAACGATAAATATTGCATAAACTTTCTATGCTTTTGTTTTTTGGTGGAACTTAGGGCTGATTTTTTCAG ATGTCATGTATGCGAGGTGTGTTTCCCCGCGCAAGAGTTTGAGACGCACATCGAAACGCCGAAGCATTCCGAAGCCATGTCCGAGGTTCCCGTCATTGTTAATGAAGACTCGGAGTTTATTCGAGAG ATTCGTGACGGATGTTTCCAATGCGGCTACTGCAACGTTGTGGAGGAGTCCTGGGAGAACATGGCCTCTCATCTCTACGGCTCCTCCCACAAGGTGGGCAAGAACGCCGCCACCTGGCGCAGGGAGGTCTACCAGCCGAGGTATGCTCAAAGAGGGAATCGAGACGTCGAAAGAATTATAGCTGATAGAATTATTATGGATGCACTAATTAATCGATTTTTTTAA